Part of the Ornithodoros turicata isolate Travis chromosome 6, ASM3712646v1, whole genome shotgun sequence genome, GATGGCAGACGAGCACCTGGGTTTCCTGGCTTGGACGGGGACATTCCACGCCTGTATGTCTTTGGCTTACTCGACCGCTTTGCATGGCGGACTTTGGCTTTTGCCTCTCTATAGCTGCTGTTGGAGCGTGAGCGTTCCCTTGCGATGCGCCTTTGCTCCTTAAACAACGGGCAGTCCCCGGACGAGGCAGAATGCTTTCCTCGGCAATTAGCGCAAGTCGGTTCGGATTCTGGACACACTGGGTTCTCGTGGGAGGTACCGCAGTTTGGGCACATTTTTCGCCGGCTGCAGCAAGCAGCCACGTGACCATATCGGAGGCAGTTGTCGCATTGGACTACACGGGGCAGATACTCTCGGACTTGCATCGTGAGTAACTGGAAACTGACGCTTTTAGGGGGTGTCTTCCCAAGGAATGTGAGCCTCACCGTACCAGCGTCCCGTCGAATTCTTCTAGCCACGAGAAGCGGAGGGTCGGACGTTATAGCGTCCGTTATCTGGCTGCCCGAGAGGGACAAGTCAATGCCGACGGTGACACCACAGCTCGAGTTCACGGGCCGCGGCTCGTAGGCACGGACTGGTATGGTGCAGATGCGCTCAAGTTGCAGGAGCGCTATCTTGGCAGCTGGGGCAACTACATCGACTGCTATGATGTTCTTTGCGTGGTTCGGTCGGATCTCCTTAATCCTTCCCGGGAGTTCAGATGTAAGGAACTGAGAAAGCTTCAAGTGGTTGAGCTTAGCGAGGTTCGATGTCCGGTCCAGCGGAGCAAATATCACGGTAGTTCCCTCAAGAGAGGTGATCCGCCCGTCATTCCCCAGGTTGGCTTTGCGAGCTCGTTTCACAACGTCCTGAAAAGGTTGATCGTCTTCTGACGAAGCGAGAGTAGTCGAGGCATGACTCGAAGTAGAGGCACTCCGCTTACGGTAGAGCACCGTACGCCCACTCTCGGGACTGCTTACTTCATGATAtcattttgaacaaatcatgacacaaaactgatatcattcggtatggtggttggctagtagcgtgctatgtggtgaagttctgttttaacagtgtagtagCTTGTTTGGGACAAACTCTCATCTCTGTGGTTATCCCCTGTTCAACAAACAATGAGGCAAAAGTACTTCACGGTTGCGGCAGGAATTTCTGGTACTCCAGACACTGTGGTGTTGCTGAATTACCCCGGCTTACCAAACATGGCAGCGCTCTTATGCTGTTAAAAAACAATATGTGTGGGTTGTGTTCCGCTGTTAAAAGAGAAGTTCACTACATGACACgcagccaaccaccattctgTCGAAAATGGGATGTTGGGATGGAATGAAAATAGGGTGGGATGGGCGCATCTAgcgagctaacgaggggcggggtGTTCATTAAAACGGGCACGTGTCGTATGACGCCTGCCCCGCGCCTGGTCAGTTTCTTTAGACGTGTAAGCGGCGAAGCTCTGGATACTTTGCATTCTGCATAATGTGTCCAAAATAGGCGGATCAATCCCGTTTTCAAATAGTCAGGAGAAAGAATGATGACATGATGATTGACTAACTGGCGCtttatgtggtcaagttctggCTTAACCATGTCAAGCGGAATTGCACTACGATTTTTGAAATGTGTTTATCATGTGTATCCGTTCGGGGTACACATAATATACCTTTGGGGCCCCAACGAAATGACGCATTGCGCAAAACTCCGTTTGAGTGGAGCGCATGCGCATCGACAACatcttatttctttttctgaAACTCTCTCTTGTCACAGACTTTCTTGTGAAAAAGGGCATGTGGAATAACGCGTACTTTTCCGGTGCACATGCAGAGTAGATGCGCAAGGCCAAGAGACGTCTTTCCTCTTAGAAGATTTCTACTTTTTTCCTTTCTACCTCTACCGAGGACAGACTGACGACATCCTAAGAGGACTCGCCAAGCAGACTTCGCAGCACTTTGACAGGTTTGTACCACGCACACTGATCGCAAGCGTTGATACATATAGAAGGAGGCTCGCATCTTTAAAATAACTTTGGTGGCGCTGGAATCATTGTTTGTGAAATTGCTTTGCGGTACATCGATTGTCAACTGTGGGAATCTTGTTAAATACATCAGGGAGGTAGTGGTAAAATGTACTGGTACCTTTT contains:
- the LOC135397435 gene encoding uncharacterized protein LOC135397435, with translation MRHFVGAPKDVVKRARKANLGNDGRITSLEGTTVIFAPLDRTSNLAKLNHLKLSQFLTSELPGRIKEIRPNHAKNIIAVDVVAPAAKIALLQLERICTIPVRAYEPRPVNSSCGVTVGIDLSLSGSQITDAITSDPPLLVARRIRRDAGTVRLTFLGKTPPKSVSFQLLTMQVREYLPRVVQCDNCLRYGHVAACCSRRKMCPNCGTSHENPVCPESEPTCANCRGKHSASSGDCPLFKEQRRIARERSRSNSSYREAKAKVRHAKRSSKPKTYRRGMSPSKPGNPGARLPSKSPHASPQQVIWADTDFPPLEPTVVSVTEESLPPQIRKRKTTGPPTSPRPPAISSPAYQNALNRPQGTDLPLVIIQLLFAALKAIVSAVPGCTVLAEIQSILQTVIAPLLVSANKS